The proteins below come from a single Triticum aestivum cultivar Chinese Spring chromosome 5D, IWGSC CS RefSeq v2.1, whole genome shotgun sequence genomic window:
- the LOC123120327 gene encoding F-box protein SKIP19-like: protein MEAEMETDWSKLAQDALCLVFVKLGAVEVLMGAGLVCRSWLQAAKLPDPLWQSLDMERLHSKLSLKNKPTLRAMAKEAVDRASGRLEAFTAEWFVDDELLGYIASRSPSLRSLKLVDCSITNGVLMDLLDCCPYLEVLYVSDCCNIIIDGALLAKCGRISALTLIPFYYECCRLAW, encoded by the exons ATGGAGGCGGAAATGGAGACAGACTGGTCGAAGCTAGCCCAGGACGCGCTCTGTCTGGTCTTCGTCAAGCTCGGCGCCGTGGAGGTCCTCATGGGTGCCGGCCTCGTGTGCCGCTCGTGGCTCCAGGCGGCCAAGCTGCCTGACCCCCTCTGGCAGTCTCTGGACATGGAGCGCCTCCACAGCAAGTTGTCCCTGAAGAACAAACCAACCCTGCGCGCGATGGCGAAGGAGGCTGTGGACCGCGCCAGCGGGCGGCTCGAGGCGTTCACAGCCGAGTGGTTCGTCGACGATGAGCTGCTCGGCTACATCGCGTCGAG GTCGCCGTCTCTGAGGAGCCTCAAGCTGGTCGACTGCAGCATCACCAATGGTGTATTGATGGATCTCCTCGACTGCTGCCCCTACCTGGAGGTTCTTTACGTCAGCGACTGCTGCAATATCATCATAGATGGCGCCCTGCTAGCCAAGTGTGGCCGGATCAGCGCATTGACGCTCATCCCCTTTTATTATGAGTGTTGTCGATTAGCATGGTGA